In Nematostella vectensis chromosome 2, jaNemVect1.1, whole genome shotgun sequence, one genomic interval encodes:
- the LOC5514311 gene encoding peroxisomal trans-2-enoyl-CoA reductase, with product MVPYVAVDSKMAAAWRSVFREGLFDGKVAIVTGGGTGIGKAIAAELLSLGSKVVIASRSEEKLQKAAVDLEKFIPPSSSAEVKVIPCNIRKESQVTNLMKSTLSSYGRIDYLVNNGGGQFLCPVSNMSYKGWNAVIDTNLNGTFLCCTEAYRLWMSEHGGSIVNIIVDFFKGYPNMAHTGAARAGVHNLTMSLAVEWISNGIRINNVAPGVIFSETAAANYPIPDLFEKIRQTLPAKRCGETEEVSGAVCFLLSPAASYITGSTIKVDGASSLVFANAMKIPDHNNMPLFDDRDDSNPKSKL from the exons ATGGTACCCTACGTCGCTGTTgattccaagatggcggccgctTGGAGGTCTGTTTTTCGCGAGGGCTTGTTTGATGGAAAAGTAGCAATCGTAACGGGTGGGGGCACTGGGATAGGCAAGGCAATTGCAGCAGAGCTCCTTAGCTTGGGAAGTAAAGTGGTAATCGCATCAAGAAGTGAGGAAAAATTACAGAAAGCTGCAGTCGACCTTGAGAAGTTTATTCCTCCGTCTTCTTCTGCTGAAGTCAAAGTTATTCCATGCAATATCAGAAAAGAAAGCCAG GTCACTAATCTAATGAAGTCCACCCTGTCTAGTTATGGCCGGATAGACTACCTGGTTAATAATGGTGGCGGCCAGTTCCTGTGCCCAGTGTCTAACATGTCTTACAAAGGCTGGAATGCAGTCATAGACACAAACCTGAATGGAACATTTCTATGTTGCACAGAAG CCTACCGACTTTGGATGTCCGAACATGGTGGATCTATTGTCAATATTATTGTAGACTTTTTCAAAGGATATCCAAATATGGC CCACACTGGTGCAGCGCGGGCTGGTGTACACAATTTGACAATGAGCTTGGCGGTAGAGTGGATCTCAAATGGAATTCGCATCAACAATGTAGCTCCg GGTGTCATATTTTCAGAAACAGCAGCTGCCAACTACCCCATTCCAGACTTGTTTGAGAAAATCAGACAAACCCTACCAGCAAAAAGATGTGGGGAAACAGAGGAG GTTTCAGGTGCGGTGTGTTTCCTGCTATCGCCAGCAGCCTCATACATCACAGGTTCCACAATCAAAGTAGATGGTGCCTCAAGTCTGGTGTTTGCAAATGCCATGAAAATACCTG ATCATAATAATATGCCACTCTTTGATGACAGAGATGACTCAAACCCAAAAAGCAAGTTATAG
- the LOC5514310 gene encoding origin recognition complex subunit 2, with translation MADKLELEDVREVHRRSSRLQTRAVSRLTAAKDPKDQHKLRDTRQRRLPPRQQPIKPASKDSDDDTGSHTSGHENTEDDTDDGNDNDNKEGSSGKDDESENEKIIVPKALGNESAVTGQEVFGFQTPRRAGSLAAAASEAIHLTAKTPKSAKSIKGKTPKSATQEKANARKRNQDNHASAKDLSPDKTKRSKPTTPHQGKRIALRVPDGSEEEYSDGSSDEDAQPYKRSETDNPEEIIQEYFAVHHSTKCLTSDRTLASLGAPLMDQEELSEHLQQVSATHQEECVKLYAKYRSFFSKWVFQIRHGFNLLFYGMGSKKVLMDQFRSSMLQGLTQLVVNGFFPSITIKQILNTITEEVLEHDGAFRSVIDQTTFIRDMFNKGKAPGSLYLIIHNIDGPMLRSKKTQTILSLLAESPLIHIIASIDHINAPLVWDQSMCSRFKWLWNDVSTFEPYVEETSYENSLLVQQSGALALSSMAHVMRSLTPNGQGIFLVIVKKQLEEKDNSSYIGIAMHDLYTACRERFLVNSEQTLRAQLTEFRDHKLIRSRKGADGVEHLHIPLDTATLKQFLEEQEQNR, from the exons ATGGCGGACAAGCTTGAACTGGAAGATGTCCGAGAAGTCCATCGAAGAAGCTCTAGATTACAAACGA GAGCAGTCTCCAGATTGACAGCTGCCAAAGACCCTAAAGATCAGCATAAATTGAGGGATACCAGACAAAGAAGGCTTCCACCAAGGCAACAGCCTATTAAACCAGCCTCTAAAGATTCTGACGATGACACAGGGAGCCATACAAGTGGTCATGAGAATACCGaagatgatactgatgatggcaatgataatgaCAACAAGGAAGGTTCAAGTGGCAAGGATGATGAGAGTGagaatgagaaaataattgtcCCTAAAG CCCTTGGGAATGAATCAGCCGTCACAGGACAGGAAGTGTTTGGATTTCAAACCCCACGCCGAGCTGGCTCCTTAGCAGCTGCTG CATCAGAGGCCATTCACCTTACAGCGAAAACACCCAAATCAGCAAAGTCAATAAAGGGAAAAACCCCTAAGAGTGCTACTCAAGAAAAAGCTAATGCCAGGAAAAGAAACCAGG ACAATCATGCATCAGCCAAAGACCTCTCTCCTGACAAAACAAAG AGATCAAAGCCTACTACACCTCATCAGGGTAAAAGAATAGCATTAAGAG TCCCTGATGGATCAGAAGAGGAATACAGTGATGGTTCCAGTGACGAAGATGCACA ACCCTACAAGAGGTCAGAGACAGACAATCCT GAGGAAATAATACAGGAATACTTTGCAGTGCATCACAGCACAAAATGCTTGACATCCGACCGCACTCTTGCAAGCTTGGGAGCGCCCTTAATGGACCAAgag GAATTGTCAGAACACCTTCAGCAAGTCTCTGCTACACACCAGGAGGAGTGTGTCAAACTCTATGCCAAATACCGCTCATTCTTTTCCAAGTGGGTCTTCCAAATCAG ACATGGATTCAACCTTCTCTTCTATGGGATGGGTTCAAAGAAGGTGCTTATGGATCAGTTCAGAAGTTCTATGCTGCAGGGGCTCACTCAGCTTGTAGTCAATGGGTTCTTTCCCAGCATTACCATAAAACAA ATTTTAAATACTATAACAGAGGAGGTGCTTGAGCACGATGGAGCATTCCGGAGTGTTATTGATCAGACGACCTTCATAAGAGACATGTTTAATAAGGGAAAAG CTCCCGGCAGCCTCTATCTTATAATTCACAATATTGATGGCCCGATGCTGCGGTCCAAAAAG ACCCAGACCATTCTCAGTCTTCTTGCTGAATCTCCCTTGATCCACATAATTGCAAGTATTGACCACATCAATGCCCCTCTTG TGTGGGATCAAAGTATGTGCAGCCGATTCAAGTGGCTGTGGAATGATGTGTCGACGTTTGAGCCGTACGTAGAAGAAACGTCTTACGAGAACTCTCTTCTGGTACAGCAGTCAGGAGCACTCGCCCTGAGCTCCATGGCGCACGTGATGCGCAGCCTTACGCCGAACGGGCAGGGCATCTTCCTCGTCATAGTCAAGAAACAACTGGAGGAAAAGGACAACTCCTCGTACATTG GGATCGCGATGCACGACTTGTATACAGCGTGCAGGGAAAGGTTCCTTGTGAACAGCGAACAAACCTTGAGGGCTCAGCTCACAGAATTTCGTGACCACAAGCTTATACGCTCCAGGAAG GGGGCAGATGGTGTGGAGCATCTACATATTCCTCTGGACACTGCAACACTCAAGCAATTTCTTGAAGAGCAGGAACAAAACAGATGA